Below is a genomic region from Alosa sapidissima isolate fAloSap1 chromosome 19, fAloSap1.pri, whole genome shotgun sequence.
AATGCTTAGCTGTGATACAAAGGAAACGCAGCTGATTGGATAGACTGGATATAACAACctttctgattggttaggtgGCTTACCGCTCGTGGCCTCCTCATTTTGAACATAAATAAAGGATACAATCTTGCTTCTTTTTATCTCAGTGGTGTTTGAGGGGTCGGAGGGAGTGCGTATATGGCAGCTCTCTGAGAAGCTAGGCTAAGGAAGATGTCTTTGTAGAATTTATTACTATTTTTAATCAGTCCGAACTTCCAGGGCGCTCGTCATGCTTGCTTCTGTAACTTTTTCCTCAGCAATCGAATTTTAAGGAAGAATTCGATCTTTTCCGCAGTGCAATTTCTGCAGTGTGCTTGCTAACACCAGCTAACTAGCTAATCTATGATTTCGAAGGATCATAGAGGATTGGATTCCCACCACTGAATAATTTTGTTGAAACTTTCGGGCTTTTGATACGCAGAACACTGCTTTTAAATATTCAATATGGAAATGCCTCAAGACGCCGAATTCAGTCCTTTCAACCTTCACCAGGACCGCAGGCCCGACAGGAACCCCAGGCTTTCCAAACTCTCCTTGCCGGAGTTGAATGCCAAGGCTTCCCCCTGCATGAAGAATCTTTTCGCTTCGCCAACTGTCCTGTCCCCTGTGACTAATCTGGCTTTAAATATGACCAACCTTGCAGTCCTCGGAAGGTAACTGTCACATGTTTGTTTGAAATattttgtttgtactgtttgttAGCACGCTAATATGGCTAATGTCAATGCTGCCTAGCGCTATCGTGCTATCACCTTAATTTAGCTGTGTACTCGAGCTAATAATTGATTAACCAGGATTGTGTTACAATTAAGTTTACTGTCTTGGCAATCTGCTTTTTAGTTATATGTAGTGATAAGTTACTGGCTGACAAGCTTAGGTTCAAACATCCATTCACTTACTAATACCTTAATGTgactttaacgttaacgttacatgcTGTCGTGATCAATATCAGTATTTTTGAGAATGCCTTTGTGGTCTCGGACACTAACGTTAACCAAAAACATTAACTTTAATGCTTAATCAGTCAGTCTTCGGTTGCGAGACTGGATAACCTGGTTGCTTGACTTTAGGGGTTAATATCAGATCTGTTAACCCTAGTATGTGGCTATTGATTTCTGTGTTTTTATGACCATGTGGATATGTCCTAATCACTCACCCGTAACCATTTGTATTCCTTTAGTCAATGTGAAACCCCAAAACGTAAGAAGAATGTCCCGCTTTTAAAGATACCTTCCTATGCCTCTGACGCTTCCTCAGATGCCGGTGAGTAACGTCAATTTCATTCAGAGTTCtgggtgatgtgtgtgatgaatgAAAATGTTCCACTCTGTTTCCATTCACGTCATACTGTTCATGGGTAATTTTCTGTAACCTGCACGTCTGAGTGTTTAGATGCTTGCTTAATATTCCCCTGAGTTTTTACTCTGACCTAGTCATTATAATGACTAGACACCAGACTTTGTGCTTATACCAGAATTTCAGGTGTCAGATTTTCATTCTTTTCATTCTTTGCCCTTCTCTGTAGGTCTTGGAATGGATTCTCCTGGGCCAATAGACACTGTGGATGTTGAACTGACGTAAGCTGctctaatgtgttttgtgtatatGCGTGTCTGCTCAGTCCAAAATTGCAGACAGACTCTCAGTAGACCATATAACGTTAGAGATTATAACAGTAATCCTCAAGCCAAGCCAGCACAGTGCAAAAGTCTGATTAAAGATCATTAGCCCAATGAGCCAGTCTCCCTCACTTTCCTCTGGGGGGCTTTAGGATGTTCTGTTGGAAGGGGGGagggtgagaggagagggggtgtCCATACCTTTTCTTTGACTGCAGAGCAGAATGTAATTTAATTTGGAGTGTACAGGCTTATGGACATGGAGCATGTGGGCTTTGTCTCAAGGGCTCAGGACCCGAGAGCAACTGTTGCATCCTGAGAGGGAGGATTCATGCCATGATGTGGTGGCTGGTGTGTTCACTGCTTGTCCAGCTGTTTGCGCGTGTCCTGCTGCACTTATcaatggtggggggggggggggggcaaggcaCGCTTTCCATGCACTCTGagcgtgtattgtgtgtgtgtgtgtgtgcattgagtggggtgggggggttgggggactGACCGCCTGTACACCCCcaattccctctctccatttgtcCCATTTCCTTCTGAATGAGGCAcactcctgtcctcctcctccacaatcTCATTCACTTGcttggcccccccccccctcccccagcatACATTTTCTCTCGTCTCCGTGGTGGTGGCAACAAAGGACTCTGaccggggaggggggggttagcGTTGCATGGGCATATGGTGGATTAGCCGGCGCACACATGGTCCTCTGTCTCAAGAAGAGGaaaaaagatacacacacacacacacactctttctctctgaagtAGCTGTTTAGCATACAGGTGGGCATTGCTGGAGTTTCCAACAACCCGCTCACTAATTTAGCAATCTAGGAACTCAATGCCTTTGTGCTCTGATGGAATTTAATGAGTTAACGGTTTCCCCATGAAGGTCTTTCTTTAACAGTCTATTTTTCTCCCTGGTTTTAGGTTTGAAAAGGCCATGCAAAGAGTGGGCGAACAAGGCAACGAGTGAGTAGTTTCTCCTTATTGATTTCAGTTGTGGTTAGTGTAACGCTGTAAGACTGATCCATGGGGAATATCCTGATGCGTTATCCACAGTCAGTCCCACTGGGAGTTTTTCTGTTATGTTTCTCAGCTGAGTAATTAAAACAATTTTTGCCCACTCTTATTGCTCTTGCAGGAAGGTGCCTATTAGAAGAATCCATTCCCTTCCGGTAAGTCAAAAAGGTTTTTTATTATTCTTTGCTTAGTGCACAATCTGTGCCTGTTTATATGTGTACAACATTGCTAGTGTGCTTACAAGCTCTTTTTGTCTAGACTCGGTTGTTGGGAGAGAGCCCCACATTTAAGAGAAAGGATTTAGACCCCCGAAGCTTTGGCATCTTCACTCAGGCTCACTCGGACTCCAACAAGGAAAACATACAGGTGTGTActtctgtacatgttgtttctATGTACACATGTGATTGTTGGCTGTTAgcagttagtttttttttttttgtcttctaaTATATTTTTGTCCTTATCTTGCAGGATGGCTCTGTGTTTAAGAAGCCATCGCTCCCAGTCTCGCGCTCCCGCCTCCGCTCTAGCCCCAACAGAGATGCTTTTGCTCCACGACCCAATTCTGCTCCTGCACTTATGGTACTTACAAGCATTTACATTTGTTCATTTGGCAGGTGTTTTTCCAAAGTGACTTAGAGCAATATAATGGCATATGAGACactgcagaggagaccttagctagGAAATACAAAGCAAATAAACTGACCACCTTCTCAATAATGCCAAGACATAATcttgtatggaccctttcaagagttccattatcagcatcatagttggccccacaagacttcctttttaacattccatatgttatcttaatgcagaggaagtagattggggcccaaatagaatgttcaagcattgtttgtgtttaccttgttgaaagggtccatactttTGTGATCTTAGTTCTTACCCATTCTGTCTAACCTCTCTGGGTCCATTAGTGAAAAACTTCTCATTCCCCCTCCAGCTCTCCCCACCCTCCACCAGTCACTTTGCTTCACTAGACGACAGCAGCCCCTTCTTCCTGCGGCGCTCCTCGCTCACCAGCAGTCTCCAGGACGACGATGACGATGGCTTCCTCGATGTCCTGGATgacatggaggtgtgtgtgtgtgtgttctagaggTGTTGCAATCAACCAATGTTTGTTATGgtgcaattccacgcaaaactcacgtccataacgccaactaaatacaatagcattgtgttgccgttatggatgtgacagttttgcccTTTGTTAGTTTTCATctctgcgtgtgtatgtgtgtgcacattttcaTATGAGGGTATGCATGTGAACACTTGGTCATTCTCTTACTTTTCTTTCTCAGAATGAGTCCGACGTTCCGGTGGGCATGGCCAGTCTCCTCACGGCTCCCCTGGTGACCACCAGACAACCCGCAGAGGACATTGGCCTGGTAGGTAGCCTCCCTCGCTAGCCATCTACCACATTGGTCAAACAGGTCTCTGATAAATGCctgactcgtgtgtgtgtgtgtgtgtgtgtgtgtctctctccctccctccaccagcCGTTGATTCGGTGTCGGCCGCGGGGTCTCTTCCGTTCGCCGTCCATGCCCAACCCACAGGTGCGCTTTCAACTCAAGAGGCAAGAGCGCCTGGACGACAACACGCCAACCAGGGTGAAGAGGAGACGCAGTCTGGCCGGCACGCACTTCTCAGAGGAAATTGAACAGCCCCAACAGACGGTATGAATCGCTGCCATCATATTTTTCCATACTCTGTGCAATACATTACTCATTGTCTCAAACACCCAGTTGGGTGTTTACTATTTGAATGTGTACAATGAAATGGCCATTTATAAGGTGCCCCAGGCATAGTTTAATGTATTGTTTGTGATTTGTTTCTAATCAGCTATAGATGAGCGTGTCCTCCTGTTGaaacacacatgcttgcacacacaagCTCTTACCACCCTTCCCTCTTTAGACCTTGTGTTTAACTCTGGTTTTCCCACTCTGCAGGCATGTGCTCAGGTTCAAAGATCAAAGTCATTCTGCCAGACTGAGATTGAGAAGCTGCTGGACAGCGACACCAACAACTTCATCGGAGACTTCACCAAGGTGAGTTACATGCCCTCACCACACCTCACCCATGTTCCAAGACTCTTGAAAGTCAGAAATATTTATTTGACTTGCTGACTTGCTTGCTGCACCATGACATTGTAattgtgttggctgaactggaGAGATGGTtaactttctctttctttacACAGCCCTTTGCTTTGCCCACTGTTGATGGCAAACACCAGGACCTGAAGTACATCACACCTGATATGGTGAGTGGAGATATAAATacccctc
It encodes:
- the cdc25b gene encoding M-phase inducer phosphatase 2; the encoded protein is MEMPQDAEFSPFNLHQDRRPDRNPRLSKLSLPELNAKASPCMKNLFASPTVLSPVTNLALNMTNLAVLGSQCETPKRKKNVPLLKIPSYASDASSDAGLGMDSPGPIDTVDVELTFEKAMQRVGEQGNEKVPIRRIHSLPTRLLGESPTFKRKDLDPRSFGIFTQAHSDSNKENIQDGSVFKKPSLPVSRSRLRSSPNRDAFAPRPNSAPALMLSPPSTSHFASLDDSSPFFLRRSSLTSSLQDDDDDGFLDVLDDMENESDVPVGMASLLTAPLVTTRQPAEDIGLPLIRCRPRGLFRSPSMPNPQVRFQLKRQERLDDNTPTRVKRRRSLAGTHFSEEIEQPQQTACAQVQRSKSFCQTEIEKLLDSDTNNFIGDFTKPFALPTVDGKHQDLKYITPDMMVAALDGRFNELVERVIVIDCRYPYEFEGGHIKGALNLHQEEQIEDFLMKTPIVPSCQGKRVVIVFHCEFSSERGPRMARFVRERDRALNEYPHLHYPELYVLKGGYKEFFPLHQLECEPQSYRPMHHEDYREDLRKFRLKSRTWAGERSKRDLYSRLKKL